The nucleotide sequence GGGCGGACTTCAGACAACCCGACTTTACGCAATCCGAAACTCCGTTGGGGGCTACATCTCCTGAGAAACCTCAACTAATTTATTCTGAAAAAAACTGGCAACGTTTCTGCCTCAGTCTCTGTTCTTTTTTGGTCATTTTAATTTCATCGCACATCCTTCACCATGTCTAAACctgttgttcttgaagacGTTACTGGCGGAAGCGCAAAGGCTACTCACCTTTGTGTTTTAGTTCACGGCGTAAGCATCATCCCCTGACGATCAATCCTTATACGTCATGCAGCGCTGACCATAGAAACAGCTTTGGGGGAACCCAAGTCATATGCGCAATGTTGCTAAGGCTTTGCGCGACGAATATTCCGAAGACGAATTATATATCCTGCCTGCCGAGAAGAACTGCGGCAACTTCACATACGATGGCATCGAGCTTGGTGGCGAGCGCGTGTGCGCAGAGATCGAGGACAAGTTGCGCAACATTGAAGAGCAAGGAGGCAAGATCACCAAGTTGAGTATTGCAGGATATTCCCTCGGTGGTCTAGTCTCGCGATATGCGGTTGGCTTGCTTTATGCGAAGGGGATTCTCGATGATCTTGAATGCATGGTAAGTCGCACCCAGGGAAACAGTAGGAGGAAGAAATTGGATTAACAATCCTGTCAGAACTTTACCACATTTGCATCCCCCCATCTCGGAGTGAGAACGCCACTTAAAGGATGGCACAACACCGTTTGGAACGTCCTCGGCGCCCGAACCCTATCAATGTCCGGTCGCCAACTTTTCACCATCGACAAATTCCGCGACACCAACCGACCTCTTCTCGCAGTGCTCGCCGATCCAGATTCTATCTTTATGTCCGGTCTCAAGAAGTTTAAGCGCCGCACCCTATACACAAATATTGTCAACGATCGAAGTGTGGTACACTACACATCCGCCATTACCAAACATGATCCTTATACAGACCTTGAAAAAGTCAATCTCAACTACCTTAAGGGATACGAGGGTGTGATTCTTGACCCTGACCATCCTATTGCGCTTCGACCAAAACTTCAACAAGATACCCTATTGACGGACTAcgaagctctcaagaagTGGGTCAAGAGCATACCATTTATGGTGACAGTCGGTGTTATAATTCCGATCGGAGTTGTTGTTTTCCTCGCCAACTCTGCTGTCCAAACAGTTCGAAGCGCCAATCGAATCAAGGCGCACGAGTCCGGAGAGGCTGGATTGAAGATCGAGCAGTACCGCATGCCCCTACGGATTAAGGAGAttcgag is from Fusarium musae strain F31 chromosome 4, whole genome shotgun sequence and encodes:
- a CDS encoding hypothetical protein (EggNog:ENOG41), whose product is MSKPVVLEDVTGGSAKATHLCVLVHGLWGNPSHMRNVAKALRDEYSEDELYILPAEKNCGNFTYDGIELGGERVCAEIEDKLRNIEEQGGKITKLSIAGYSLGGLVSRYAVGLLYAKGILDDLECMNFTTFASPHLGVRTPLKGWHNTVWNVLGARTLSMSGRQLFTIDKFRDTNRPLLAVLADPDSIFMSGLKKFKRRTLYTNIVNDRSVVHYTSAITKHDPYTDLEKVNLNYLKGYEGVILDPDHPIALRPKLQQDTLLTDYEALKKWVKSIPFMVTVGVIIPIGVVVFLANSAVQTVRSANRIKAHESGEAGLKIEQYRMPLRIKEIREEVEQAYEVLNSSQNQQYLAASDSEDDLAYDAEDRKLLKKERRMSTPGQPTLALTPDQFEMIENLDEAGWRKFPVHIQKHRHSHAAIVVRMDKESFADGWVVLKHFAGSEFLM